A window from Gorilla gorilla gorilla isolate KB3781 chromosome 21, NHGRI_mGorGor1-v2.1_pri, whole genome shotgun sequence encodes these proteins:
- the BPIFA3 gene encoding BPI fold-containing family A member 3 isoform X2 — protein MCPLWRLLILLGLLALPLAPHKQPWPGLAQAHRDNKSTLARIIAQGLIKHNAESRIQNIHFGDRLNTSAQVASGLVGWLISGRKHQQQQESSINITNIQLDCGGIQMSFHKEWFSANISLEFDLELRPSFDNNIIKMCAHISIIVEFWLEKDEFARRDLVIGKCDAEPSSVLVAILTEAIPPKMNQFLYNLKENLQKVLPHMVESQVCPLIGEILGQLDVKLLKSLIEQEAAHEPTHHESSQPSACQAGESPS, from the exons ATGTGTCCACTCTGGAGGCTCCTCATCCTCCTCGGGTTGCTGGCCTTGCCCTTGGCACCACACAAGCAGCCTTGGCCTGGCCTGGCCCAAGCCCACAGAGACAACAAATCCACCCTGGCAAGAA TTATTGCTCAGGGCCTCATAAAGCACAACGCAGAAAGCCGAATTCAGAACATCCACTTTGGGGACAGACTGAATACCTCAGCACAAGTGGCCTCAGGGCTGGTGGGCTGGCTAATCAGCGGCAGGAAACACCAGCAGCAGCAAGAGAGCAG CATCAACATCACCAACATTCAGCTGGACTGTGGTGGGATCCAGATGTCATTCCATAAGGAGTGGTTCTCGGCAAACATCTCACTTGAATTTGACCTTGAATTGAGACC GTCCTTCGATAACAACATCATAAAGATGTGTGCACATATAAGCATCATTGTGGAGTTCTGGCTGGAGAAAGACGAGTTTGCCCGGAGGGATCTGGTGATAGGCAAATGCGATGCAGAGCCCAGCAGTGTCCTTGTGGCCATCCTCACTGA GGCTATCCCACCAAAGATGAATCAGTTTCTCTACAACCTCAAAGAGAATCTGCAAAAAGTTCTCCCACACATGGTAGAAAGTCAG GTATGTCCTCTGATCGGTGAAATCCTCGGGCAGCTGGATGTGAAACTGTTGAAAAGCCTCATAG AACAGGAGGCTGCTCATGAACCAACCCACCATGAAAGCAGCCAACCCTCTGCATGCCAGGCTGGAGAGTCCCCCAGCTGA
- the BPIFA3 gene encoding BPI fold-containing family A member 3 isoform X1, translating to MCPLWRLLILLGLLALPLAPHKQPWPGLAQAHRDNKSTLARSKLSPGLCLLPTGLGRWEGAIWAPLLTRWVTSVIAQGLIKHNAESRIQNIHFGDRLNTSAQVASGLVGWLISGRKHQQQQESSINITNIQLDCGGIQMSFHKEWFSANISLEFDLELRPSFDNNIIKMCAHISIIVEFWLEKDEFARRDLVIGKCDAEPSSVLVAILTEAIPPKMNQFLYNLKENLQKVLPHMVESQVCPLIGEILGQLDVKLLKSLIEQEAAHEPTHHESSQPSACQAGESPS from the exons ATGTGTCCACTCTGGAGGCTCCTCATCCTCCTCGGGTTGCTGGCCTTGCCCTTGGCACCACACAAGCAGCCTTGGCCTGGCCTGGCCCAAGCCCACAGAGACAACAAATCCACCCTGGCAAGAAGTAAGCTAAGCCCCGGGCTCTGCCTGCtgcccacagggctggggaggtgggaagGCGCCATCTGGGCTCCACTGCTAACCCGCTGGGTGACTTCAG TTATTGCTCAGGGCCTCATAAAGCACAACGCAGAAAGCCGAATTCAGAACATCCACTTTGGGGACAGACTGAATACCTCAGCACAAGTGGCCTCAGGGCTGGTGGGCTGGCTAATCAGCGGCAGGAAACACCAGCAGCAGCAAGAGAGCAG CATCAACATCACCAACATTCAGCTGGACTGTGGTGGGATCCAGATGTCATTCCATAAGGAGTGGTTCTCGGCAAACATCTCACTTGAATTTGACCTTGAATTGAGACC GTCCTTCGATAACAACATCATAAAGATGTGTGCACATATAAGCATCATTGTGGAGTTCTGGCTGGAGAAAGACGAGTTTGCCCGGAGGGATCTGGTGATAGGCAAATGCGATGCAGAGCCCAGCAGTGTCCTTGTGGCCATCCTCACTGA GGCTATCCCACCAAAGATGAATCAGTTTCTCTACAACCTCAAAGAGAATCTGCAAAAAGTTCTCCCACACATGGTAGAAAGTCAG GTATGTCCTCTGATCGGTGAAATCCTCGGGCAGCTGGATGTGAAACTGTTGAAAAGCCTCATAG AACAGGAGGCTGCTCATGAACCAACCCACCATGAAAGCAGCCAACCCTCTGCATGCCAGGCTGGAGAGTCCCCCAGCTGA
- the BPIFA1 gene encoding BPI fold-containing family A member 1 gives MFQTGGLIVFYGLLAQTVAQFGGLPVPLDQTLPLNVNPALPLSPTGLAGSLTNALSNGLLSGGLLGILENLPLLDILKPGGGTSGGLLGGLLGKVTSVIPGLNNIIDIKVTDPQLLELGLVQSPDGHRLYVTIPLGIKLQVNTPLVGASLLRLAVKLDITAEILAVRDKQERIHLVLGDCTHSPGSLQISLLDGLGPLPIQGLLDSYTGILNKVLPELVQGNVCPLVNEVLSGLDITLVHDTVNMLIHGLQFIIKV, from the exons ATGTTTCAAACTGGGGGCCTCATTGTCTTCTACGGGCTGTTAGCCCAGACCGTGGCCCAGTTTGGAGGCCTGCCCGTGCCCCTGGACCAGACCCTGCCCTTGAATGTGAATCCAGCCCTGCCCTTGAGTCCCACAGGTCTTGCAGGAAGCTTGACAAATG CCCTCAGCAATGGCCTGCTGTCTGGGGGCCTGTTGGGCATTCTGGAAAACCTTCCGCTCCTGGACATCCTGAAGCCTGGAGGAGGTACTTCTGGTGGCCTCCTTGGGGGACTGCTTGGAAAAGTGACGTCAGTGATTCCTGGCCTGAACAACATCATTGA CATAAAGGTCACTGACCCCCAGCTGCTGGAACTTGGCCTTGTGCAGAGCCCTGATGGCCACCGTCTCTACGTCACCATCCCTCTCGGCATAAAGCTCCAAGTGAATAC GCCCCTGGTCGGTGCAAGTCTGTTGAGGCTGGCTGTGAAGCTGGACATCACTGCAGAAATCTTGGCTGTGAGAGATAAGCAGGAGAGGATCCACCTGGTCCTTGGTGACTGCACCCATTCCCCTGGAAGCCTGCAAATTTCTCTGCTTGATGG ACTTGGCCCCCTCCCCATTCAAGGTCTTCTGGACAGCTACACAGGGATCTTGAATAAAGTCCTGCCTGAGTTGGTTCAGGGCAAC GTGTGCCCTCTGGTCAATGAGGTTCTCAGTGGCTTGGACATCACCCTGGTACATGACACTGTCA acatgCTGATCCACGGACTACAGTTTATCATCAAGGTCTAA